ATGTGCGGCCGATACGTCTCCACCCGCAGCCCCGAGGACCTGACGGGCCTCTTCGAGGCCATCCCCCGCGACCCCGGCCTGGTGCTCCCGCCGAGCTGGAACGTCGCCCCGACGGACCCGGTGTGGGCGGTGCTCGAGCGCGCCGACCGGGAGAGCGGGGTGCTGGAGCGGCAGCTGAGGGCGCTGCGGTGGGGGCTGGTGCCGTCCTGGTCGAAGAGCACCGACGGCGCGGCGAAGATGATCAACGCCCGGGTCGAGACGGTCGGGGAGAAGCCGGCCTACCGCCGGGCCTTCGCCAAGCGCCGCTGCCTGCTGCCCGCCGACGGCTTCTACGAGTGGGAGTCCGTCCCGGCCTCCGGCAAGACGAAGGCCTACAAGCAGCCGTACTTCATCAGCCCGCAGGACGGCGCGGTGCTGGCGATGGCGGGCCTGTACGAGTTCTGGCGCGACCCCGCCGTCAAGGACGGGGACGACCCGGCCGCCTGGTGGGCGACCTGCACCGTCATCACCACCGAGGCCACCGACGCCGCCGGCCGCGTCCACCCCCGGATGCCCCTGGCCCTCGCCCCCGCCGACTACGACGCCTGGCTCGACCCCGCGCACGAGGACCCGCACGCCCTGCGCGCCCTCCTCGCCACCCCGGCCGGAGGCCGCCTGGACGTCCGCGCGGTGACCACGGCGGTCAACAACGTACGCAACAACGGCCCCGAACTCCTGGACGACGCCCCGATATCCTGAACGACCGTCCCGCTACAGACAGGTGCGACACACATGGCCACGGGCACCACGGGCACCACCGGCACGGAGAACGCCGCCTACGAGATCGGCCCCGGCGTTCCCGACGTCGCCACCTACCGCCGGCTGCGCGGTGAGACCGGCCTCGGCGCCAAGAGCGTCGAGGGCTCGGTCATCGGACTGCCCAACTCCTGGTACTGCGTCACCGTCCGGCACGACGGCGAGACCGTCGGCATGGGCCGGATCGTCGGTGACGGCGGCTGCTTCCTCCAGATCGTCGACATCTGCGTGCTCCCCGAGCACCAGGGCCGGGGCCTCGGCAAGCTGATCATGGAGGACCTCTCCGCCGAGCTGGAACGGCGCGCGCCGCAGGGCACGTACGTGTCCCTGATCGCGGACGGGCCCGCCCGGCACCTCTACGCCAAGTTCGGCTTCGCCGAGACCGCGCCCGCGTCGGTGGGCATGGCCCGGCTGCTCTGACGGGACCGACGGCGCGCTACGCGCCCGGCGGCAGCACCAGCACCGGCACCCGCTGGACCAGGTTGTTGCCGAAACCCCCGCGGTTCCAGGGCTGTTCGAGGGGCTGGGTGCGGCCCGCCGCGTCCGTGGCGCGGACCACGAGGGTGTGGCTGCCGGGCGTGGCCGTCCACCGGCGGTGCCAGGCCTGCCAGGCCCAGCCGCCCGGGTCCCGCGCCGTCACCTCGGCGTCCGCCCAGGTACGGCCCCCGTCGGCGCTCACCTCGACCCGGGTCACCGGCCCGTGCCCCGACCAGGCGCGCCCCTCCAACCGCACCGGCCCCGGCCGCACCACGCGGACGCGGGACATGAAGTCGGGGAAGCCCGGCGGGAGCAGCAGGGCGCGCGGGGCGATCCGGGTCACCGGCTCGCCGGGGTCCTCGGCGGTACGCCGGTAGCGGTAGGCCACCGCCTGCTGGAAGCCGGTGAAGGGCGCCCCGGCCAGGGTGATGTCCCGCAGCCACTTCACGTGCGCCATGCCGTACCAGCCGGGTACCACCAGCCGCAGCGGGAACCCGTGCTGCGGCGGCAGGGGCCCGCCGTTCATGGCGTACGCGAGCAGCACCTCGGGGTCCGCGCCGGTGGCGACGGCCAGGGGCAGGCTGCGCCGGTAGTCCTGTTCGACCCCGCGCTCGATCCCGTGGTCGGCGCCGGTGAACACCGCCTCGACGGCGTCCTCCCGCACTCCGGCCTGCTCCAGCACGGTCCGCAGCGGCACCCCGGTCCAGTCGGCGGTGCCGACCGCCTCGACCAGCCACGGCTGGCTCACCGGCCGGGGCGTCAGCCGCGCCCGCCCGTTGCCCGCGCACTCCATCGTGACCCGGCGGGTGACGGCCGGCAGCGCCCGCAGGGCGGCCAGGTCCAGCGACAGCGGCGTGCGCACCCGGCCGCCGACGGTCAGCCGCCAGCTCCCGGCGTCGGCGGCGGGGATGTCGTAGTGGACCAGTACGTAGTGCAGCCCGGCCGGCGTGACCTC
The Streptomyces sp. NBC_00091 genome window above contains:
- a CDS encoding sulfite oxidase; its protein translation is MDASLSDVSTPGRVAAEGEGISAEELALAARNHGLPLEALRYEVTPAGLHYVLVHYDIPAADAGSWRLTVGGRVRTPLSLDLAALRALPAVTRRVTMECAGNGRARLTPRPVSQPWLVEAVGTADWTGVPLRTVLEQAGVREDAVEAVFTGADHGIERGVEQDYRRSLPLAVATGADPEVLLAYAMNGGPLPPQHGFPLRLVVPGWYGMAHVKWLRDITLAGAPFTGFQQAVAYRYRRTAEDPGEPVTRIAPRALLLPPGFPDFMSRVRVVRPGPVRLEGRAWSGHGPVTRVEVSADGGRTWADAEVTARDPGGWAWQAWHRRWTATPGSHTLVVRATDAAGRTQPLEQPWNRGGFGNNLVQRVPVLVLPPGA
- a CDS encoding SOS response-associated peptidase, which codes for MCGRYVSTRSPEDLTGLFEAIPRDPGLVLPPSWNVAPTDPVWAVLERADRESGVLERQLRALRWGLVPSWSKSTDGAAKMINARVETVGEKPAYRRAFAKRRCLLPADGFYEWESVPASGKTKAYKQPYFISPQDGAVLAMAGLYEFWRDPAVKDGDDPAAWWATCTVITTEATDAAGRVHPRMPLALAPADYDAWLDPAHEDPHALRALLATPAGGRLDVRAVTTAVNNVRNNGPELLDDAPIS
- a CDS encoding GNAT family N-acetyltransferase, with protein sequence MATGTTGTTGTENAAYEIGPGVPDVATYRRLRGETGLGAKSVEGSVIGLPNSWYCVTVRHDGETVGMGRIVGDGGCFLQIVDICVLPEHQGRGLGKLIMEDLSAELERRAPQGTYVSLIADGPARHLYAKFGFAETAPASVGMARLL